AGCAGTGTTTccctattaaattaaaaaaatgaaaaaaacagatgtTCATGATAGTTTAGTGCCTTGCTTAGAGGGGAAAGACCTGAATAAAATCTGGATAGGCTCAGTATCATGGCAAAGATTTCACTGTGTAGCCCGTGGACTACaacttttcatgaaaaaaaaatttttttaaaaaattttttacatgggcaggcaccgggaattgaacctgggtcctctggcattgcaggcaagcattcttgcctgctgagccaacttttcattttttaaccttCTCCTCAGGGCAAAAAGTCTCTAGAAATGGATTCCTGCAGTCATGGATGGAAGAGAAAGGATGACTGTGTACTGTGTGAGACTGTAGGACTTGATTTTTAACAATTGATAGTAGCTGATTAAAATGGCCAGAACAGGAAGGCTAGATCACTCCTGAGCCCTAGCACAGCCTGAACTTGACCACCTACTCCCAGACCTGCTCCTCCCTCACCTTTGAAATACTTGACGGTTTTCACTTTCAGCTCTAGGGTGGCATCCTCGTCACACACAAACACTGTGCGGGGATGCTGCTGGAAGGCAGACACAGTCCACATGTGGCTCACCCCCTCCTCGATGGCCTTGTACAGAGCAAATGCCTTGTGTGCGCCCGTGATAAGGATCATCACCTGGGATCAGAAAATGAGTCTGTGATGGAGGAGGAGCCTGGGAATGGAGAATCCAGACCAGAAGTCTAGCCACTCCAAAAGGAGGtgaggattatttttaaaaaataaaactgtaattagTTGCCATGCCACACACTCTGCTCAGTGCTTATGTGCTTTACTGCACAAATAAATTAGGAAGCATCGTTGTCTCCCTGTTACATGATAAGGAAAAGGGGCATTGGGggtttaagtgacttgcccaaggtctcacaGCTAAGAAACAGGATACCTAGGATTAGACCGGGCGTGTCTGACCCCAAAGCCTGCACTCTGGCCCAGCACATGATAGTGCCTCCCAGCATCTCTGAGGATGACTATGAAAGTGCCCCTTGAGGACAGGTGACATACACCCCTGATCCTAACAGTTCTGACACTGGGGTCCAGGTGGTCTTAGGTGACTTTTCACAATCAAaatctgtaaaaaagaaaaaaaaaaatctgtaaaaatgGGGTCCCAATCTGCACTCCTTCAAAGGGGGCCTGGAAGCATTGACAAGTTATCTGTGTGGCCCCTGAGGCTAAATCCCAGAAAGGCTGCCCCAGAATCTGGTCACCTTTAGTTTACAGCATTAGACCTGTAGTGCTGTAGTGCTTCCTATTTAATGAAACAAAGGCAGAGATTACCCCAGACAGTTAATACAACAGGAAACTGAGTTCAGGGAATTGATCCTACTGAACCGCCTCTAtagatttcctttcattttaattcacttGTAACATGGAGTAGTGAACAGGATTTACTGTTCCTCTCCtaaaagatgagaaaacaggggcaAAAAGAGAATGTAACCCCTCGGCAATGCAGAACTCATTGCAGAAAAGAGAATTTCATGATTTATAGCCCCAGGTCCTTTCCCAGATCAAGAACCCTCACAGGATAAGGACAGCCTCCAAAGCCCGAACGGTTACAAGCTGCAGGGACAAAAACAGCAGAGTGACCTACCTAGGTCCTAAAACAGGCAaatttttcattgatttaaatGTTTGTTTACAGACTTAGGCAAAGAAACATGAAGCTAAAATGTCTGTAGCTTCTTCTCATTGAACATATTGTAGAAAGGAAGATGAAATGCTTCTAAAATTCTGatgaaagtaaagaaattggaacCGCCCAAAATTCAATTGTTGGAGGTGAGCTTAACACTCACCAGATTTTCAATTATTCTCTGTTACATATATTAATCCCTGAGCACTGGGCTATAAACACAAGCATGCTTGGGTGGCAGGGGGAGCTTCCCTTCAAATCGTGGCCTCCATCAATTTCAGGGAACAAGAGTCTCTCTTAGTACCTGGTAGATACCAATTCATATTCCAATGTTAAAGGTATTGCGATCCTCTCTGCCTgtgagaagcaggaaaaaggtatgtaaggagaaaccagggaGTCTACAGCCTTCTAAGCAGTCTAAGGCATAGAAAGTGTGCTAACAGGATTCGTCTCATATTAGAAAGGAGAACAATGAGAGGGTCAGTTGGGATCTTAATCTATAATGTCTTCATCTTCAAAAAGAAAGTAATCAGGTAGTACCCctataaatgaaaattcacaacaaaaaCTTAAGGCTGATCCCCCCACAAGTCTCATGGCCCCTGCACTCTTACCTCTCTAGCATCCATGATGGTGCCCACACCCACCGTCAGGGCCATGGTGGGCACCTTAGTGAGATCTCCATCGAAGAACCTAGCATTGGCCAGGATGGTGTCCATGGCCAGCGTCTTCACACGGGTCCTGGACACCAGACTGGAGCCTGGTTCATTGAAGGCGATGTGTCCATCAGGGCCAATGCCTACCCGAGAGAGACAGCCAGGGCAGCCCTGTGAGTGCCAGGGATTCAAGGTTTAAGAATGGACAATATCTCCTTCCTTAATGGGGGTCTGacacagaatctttgaaaaatGTGTCTCTTTTGTCATTTCCACCCCCGGGTAAGTACATCTTAAGCAAATGAGCCTCCCTCCCTACTTCTGTCAAAGGTACACAGACCATCGTTGACTTGCTGCCATTCTCAAAAAGCTAAGTAAGGGACTACTACAGAAACCAcaaatagtttctgtttctccagatcTTTGGAGAAGTGTCACTTCCCTGTCCCTCCTATCTGTGGTTGGAAGGCACTGCTACTGGTATAGAAATGCAGTGAATAAAACACAAGCAGGACCTGGTCATATTCATTAAAATCTCATAAAATGGGagctccttccctcctcttccccacCTTGAAGTACAGAATAGCTAAGCCAATAGCAGTAAAAAGCAGTCCAGCTTTCACTCCCATGGCTGACTCTAGAGGTGGCAATAGATGAAACACAAAAAAGGGTAGCCCAGGGCTGAGACAAGAGCACAAATATGAGAGGCAGATGTCTCAAGCCCCGCTTTTTGCTCTGCTGCTCAATGGCTGGTGACCTTGGGCACAAGATATAACTTCTCGGCAGTT
This region of Tamandua tetradactyla isolate mTamTet1 chromosome 20, mTamTet1.pri, whole genome shotgun sequence genomic DNA includes:
- the GNPDA1 gene encoding glucosamine-6-phosphate deaminase 1 isoform X3, whose product is MDEYVGLPRDHPESYHSFMWNNFFKHIDIHPENTHILDGNAADLEAECEAFEEKITAAGGIELFVGGIGPDGHIAFNEPGSSLVSRTRVKTLAMDTILANARFFDGDLTKVPTMALTVGVGTIMDAREVMILITGAHKAFALYKAIEEGVSHMWTVSAFQQHPRTVFVCDEDATLELKVKTVKYFKGLMLVHNKLVDPLYSIKEKEAEKSQSSKKPYSD